From the genome of Burkholderia pyrrocinia:
CGCGAGCCCGAACGCGATCGCGGCGAAGGTCTGCGCCATCGACTTCGCGGAAATCACCGCGACGACCGGTACGCCGAACGCGGCCGCGAGGTCGGCACTGCTCGGCGTGCCGTCGAACAGCCCCATCACGCCTTCGATCAGGATCAGGTCCGCATCGCGCGCGGCATCGGCCAGCAGCGCGCGGCAGCCGGCCTCGCCGACCATCCCGAGGTCGAGCGCATGCACGGGCGCGCCGCTCGCGCGTTCGAGCAGCATCGGATCGAGAAAATCGGGCCCGGTCTTGAACACGCGCACGCGGCGGCCGAGCCGGCGGTGCAGCCGCGCGAGGCCGGCCGTCACCGACGTCTTGCCCTGGCCGGACGCGGGCGCGCTGACGAACAGTGCGGGGCAGGCCGGCACGCTCAGAACTCCACGCCGCGCTGCGCCTTCACGCCTTGCTCCTTGTACGGATGCTTGACCAGCCGCATTTCGGTGACGAGATCGGCCGCATCGATCAGCGCATCGGGCGCGTGCCGCCCGGTGACGACCACATGCACCGACTCCGGACGCGCGACGAGCGTCGCGAGCACTTCGTCGAGCGGCAGGTATTCGTACTTCAGCACGGTGTTCAGCTCGTCGAGGATCACCATCCGGTAGTCGCCGCTTTCGATCATCCGGCGCGCCTCGTCCCAGCCCTTGCGCGCGGTCGCGATGTCGGCGTCGCGGTTCTGCGTGTTCCACGTATAGCCGTCGCCCATCGTCACGAAGTCGCATTCCGCGACCGCGCCGAGGAAATCGCGCTCGGACGTGTGCAGCGCGCCCTTGATGAACTGCACGACGCCGAGCCGCATGCCGTGGCCGAGCACGCGCACGGCCATGCCGAACGCGGCCGTGCTCTTGCCCTTGCCGTTGCCGGTGTGGACGATCAGCAGGCCTTTTTCATGGGTGGCGGCGGCCTGCTTCTTCTCGTGGCCGGCGCGGCGGCGCTCGGCCATCCGCTGATGGGATTCGGAATCGGTCTTCATCGGGAATCGTCCTGTCGAAAGCGAAACAAAAGGTTCAGAGCGGGCCGGCGAGTGCGACCGTCACGCCGTCCCGGATGGATTTGGGGCCGAGCAGCCGGCCGTGCGGCGCCGCGAGTTGCGCGCACGGCTCGGCCACGCCCGCGACGCCGAAGCGCGCGAGCGCCGCGTCCGACGGGCCGCTCGCGGCCAGTTCGGGACGGCTCGCGAGTTGCGCCGCGTCGAACGCGACGAGCGGCCAGCCGCGTCGCGCGCACAACGTGCGCAGCGCGCGGGCACGCGCCTTGTCGGCAAGCGTCGCGACGAGCGCCGGTTCGGCGGCCGGGTAAAGCGCCAGCGCCGCGCGGATCGCGGCATCGAGTTGCGCGGCCGTCACGCCCGCACGGAAACCGACGCCGAGCGCGACGCGCATCATGCACCGCCGCCGAGCGCCGCGCGTATCGCGGGATCGTCGGCCAGCGCCGCGACGCGGCCGATCACGACGATCGCCGGCGAACCGATGCCGGTCGCGCCGACGCGTTCGACGACGGTGTCGAGCGTCGCGAGCACGTGCCGCTGTTCGGGGCGCGTCGCGTTCTCGATCGCCGCGCACGGCGTATCGCCGGGCAGGCCGCCGTTACGCAGCGCCGCCGCGATCGCATCGAGCCGGCGGATGCCCATGTAGATCACGATCGTCATGCGCGTGGCCGCCAGCGCGCGCCAGTCGGGTTCGTCGGCGCCCGCGCCGTGGCCCGTGACGAAGATCACGCCCTGCGCGTCGCCGCGCTGCGTCACCGGAATGCCGAGCGCGGCCGGTGCGGCGATGCCCGCGGTGATGCCGTTCACGACCTCGACCGGAAAACCGGCCGCGCCGAGCGCGGCCAGTTCCTCGCCGCCGCGGCCGAACACGAACGGATCGCCGCCCTTGAGCCTCGCGACGCTGCGGCCGGCGCGCAGGTGCGCGAGCATCGCGGCGACGATCGCTTCCTGCGGCGTCGACGCATGACCGCCGCGCTTGCCGACATGCTCGATGTGCGCGTCGGCGCGCGCATGTCGCAGCACGTCGGGGTTCACGAGATCGTCGACGAGCAGCACGTCCGCCGCGCCGATCGCGCGCACGGCCCGGAGCGTCAACAGGTCGGCGGCGCCGGGACCGGCGCCGATGAGCCACGCGCGGCTCATCGCGCGCGGCACGGCGCGCACCGTGTCGAGACAGTGGAAAGGGGAAGGCGGGCGGCACATCGGCGGCCGGCGGACAGGCAACGCATAACGGATCGGGCGAAGCCCGCGCGAACGCGGGCGGAATGCGCACCCCATCCGTCCCCCGCGGACCGGGCGTTCGGCGAGCGTCGGGCTCGCCCCTTGCGTCGGCCGGTATCCGGGCTGGCCGCTTGCCAGGCCGCAGCCTTCCCGCCCGGCTGAAGGGCAGTGGCATCGTGGGCGGCATGGGCGCGTGCGCGGGGAAGCGCGTCGCGCGGGCGGCGTACCGTTGCGGGGACAGCACAGGCCGGGCGGTGGTCCGCCTCCTGTTTCCCGTTTAACTGCATGCGCGGAATGCGCATGCGAGCACCGAACGCGGCGCTACGATAGCACAGCGATCCGCCCGCGCGAACCCGCTTCGCCGATGCCGGAAGCGGCCTCCGGCGTGGCGCGGCGGCCATGCAAGACGCCGTTCGGCCGCCCGAGCCGCCTTGACGCTCCCGCCCGCTCCACCTACACTCGCACGCGTTTTGGTGCTCGCGCGTGCCCTCCGGCGCGCGCAGTTAAACGGGAAACAGGGAGCCTGCCTGCGTCGCAGTCGAGCCAACCTGTGCTGCCCCCGCAACGGTAAGCGAACGCATCGTGCCCGCCGCGATGCAGCGCCGCTTCGCCGCATGCCGCGCGCATGCGGACGACCGCCACTGGATGCCCTGCGCATCCGGGAAGGCGAAGCGGCGTGTTCGCCAGCCCGGATACCGGCCTAAACGTTGGGGTTCAGCGCCGCGGGGAGGCGGCGCATCGTCCACGGCACGCAGCGTGCCCGGCACCCGAGCGTTTCCCGATTCCCGTCGTCCGACCGCCTGCGCGAGCGCGCATGATCCGGCCCGATGAAGGGCCGGACCGCGCGGGGCCGCGCAGCGATGGCCGTGTTGGCATTCTTCATGTCGACCGTTCGCAAGGGAGCACCATGCTCGACTCGCTTTCCCGCCTGTTCAACGACAGCCCGTCCGGGCTGCGCGGCAAGATCGTCGCGATCTATTCGTTGTTGATCGCGTTCAACGTCGGCGCGTGGATCTGGGCGTTCATCGCGTTCCACGGCCAGCCCGTGCTGCTCGGCACCGCGCTGCTCGCGTACGTGTTCGGGCTGCGCCATGCGGTCGACGCCGACCACATCGCGGCCATCGACAACGTCACGCGCAAGCTGATGCAGGAGGGCCGCAGCCCGCTCGGCGCCGGCCTGTTCTTCTCGCTCGGCCACTCGACGGTCGTGATCGTGATGTCGGTCGTGGTCGCGCTCACGGCCGCGTCGCTCGCGCGCTTCGAGAGCATGAAAGCGTGGGGCGGCGTGATCAGCACGAGCGTGTCGGCGTTCTTCCTGCTGGTGCTCGCGATCGCGAACCTGCTGATCCTGATTTCCGTCTACCGGACGTTTCGCGCCGCGCGGCGCGGCGAGCCGATCGTCGACGCCGATCTCGACCTGCTGCTGAACCAGCGCGGCGTGCTCGCGCGCCTGTTCCGTCCGTTGTTCCGGCTCGTGTCGCGCAGCTGGCACCTGTATCCGGTCGGGTTCCTGTTCGGCTTCGGCTTCGATACGGCGACCGAGATCGCGCTGTTCGGCATCTCGGCGGCGCAGGTGCAGGGCGGCCTGTCGTTCTGGTCCGTGATGGCGCTGCCGATGCTGTTCACCGCCGGCATGACGCTGGTCGACACGACCGACGGCATCCTGATGATGGGCGCGTATCGCTGGGCGTACGTGCGGCCGATCCGCAAGATCTACTACAACATGACGATCACCTTCGTGTCGGTGCTGGTCGCCGCGCTGATCGGCGGCATCGAGGTGCTCGCGCTGCTCGCGGACAAGCTGTCGCTGCAGGGCCCGGTGTGGGACTTCGCGTCGATGGTGGCGTCGCACTTCGGCATGCTCGGCTATGTCGTGATCGGCCTGTTCCTCGCATGCTGGCTCGTGTCGGCCCTGATCTACCGGTTAAAGCGCTACGACGAGATCGACGTGACGATCTCTGCCTGACTCCCCCTTACGAACCTGGATATTCCATGACCCTACGCAAGCTGCCCGTCACGATCGTCACGGGCTTTCTCGGCAGCGGCAAGACGACGCTGATGCGCCACATCCTGCAGCACGCCGAAGGCCGCCGCATCGCGGTGATCGTCAACGAATTCGGCGAGCTCGGCATCGACGGCGAAATCCTCAAGGGCTGCGGCATCGGCTGCGACGACGCGCAGGACGAAGCGGCGGGCCAGCTTTACGAACTCGCGAACGGCTGCCTGTGCTGCACCGTGCAGGAAGAGTTCTATCCGGTGATGGAAGCGCTCGTCGAGCGCCGTGCGGACATCGACCACGTGCTGATCGAGACATCGGGGCTCGCGCTGCCGAAGCCGCTCGTGCAGGCGTTCAACTGGCCGACGATCCGTAACAGCTTCACGGTCGACGCGGTCGTGACCGTCGTCGACGGGCCGGCCGCCGCGAGCGGCCAGTTCGCGGAAAACCCGCAGGCCGTCGACGCGCAGCGCCGTGCCGACCCGAACCTCGACCACGAATCGCCGCTGCACGAACTGTTCGCCGACCAACTGTCGTCCGCCGATCTCGTGATCGTGAACAAGGCCGATCTCGTCGGCGACGCGCAGTTCGCGCAGATCGAAACCGCGATCCGCGACGAGATCCCGCCGCAGGTGAAGATCGTGCGTGCGACGCGCGGCGAGCTCGACCTCGCAATGCTGCTCGGCCTCGAATCGGCGTCGGAGGAAACGATCCACCTGCGCCACGACCATCACGGCTCGGCCGACGACGGCGATCACGACCACCATCACGACGACTTCGACTCGGTGGTCGTGTCGGGCGACGCGGGCTCGCGCGAAGCGACGATCGCCGCGCTGCAGCGTGTCGTCGAAGCGCACACGATCTACCGCGCGAAAGGCTTCGCCGCGCTGCCCGGCGCGCCGATGCGGCTCGTGATCCAGGGCGTCGGCCGCCGCTTCGACAGCTACTTCGACCGTCGCTGGCAGGACGGCGAAACGCGCGCGAGCCGCTTCGTGCTGATCGGCGAGGATCTCGACGCGGCCGCGCTGCAACGCGCGTTCGACGCCGCGTGCGCGGCCGAGCCGCAACAGGCGTAACGCACGATGCATCTGCTGCGCACCACGCCGGGCGGCTTCGTCGACGATACGCAGGGCGTCGTCCGGATCGACCAGCAACCGGCCGACATCGTGATCCTGAGTTCGGCCGACACGACGCTGTCGCTGCTCGCGAGCGTCGTGCCGAAACTGCCGGCCGGCTTCCCGAGCGTGCGGCTCGCGAACGTCACGTTCCTGCGGCAGCCGGCGTCCGTCGATTTCTATGTCGACGACGTGCTGCGCCACGCGAAGACGGTCGTGATCGATCATCTCGGCGGCGAAGCGTACTGGCCGTACGGGATCGAGCAGGCCGTGTCGCTCGCGTCGAAGCGCGGGCAGCAGCTCGCGATGTTCTCGGGCGACCTGCAGGAAGACCCGAACCTCGTCGCGAAAAGCACGGTCGCGCCCGAGCTGTGCCGGCTGTGGTGGCGCTACCTGCGCGAAGGCGGCGTGCACAACGCCGAGGCACTGCTGCGCAGCATCGCCTTCCATACGCTCGGCTTCGGCGACGAACCCGAGCTGCCGCGCCCGCTGCCGGCCGCCGCGCTGTATCACCCGGCGCGCGACCGCGCGAGCGTCGACGACTGGCGGCCGCGCTGGACGCCGGGCGCGCCGGTCGTCGCGATCCTGTTCTATCGCGCGCACTGGCAGGCCGCGAACACGGCCGTGTTCGACGCGCTGGCCGACGCGCTCGTTCAGGAAGGACTGAATCCGCTGCCGATCGCGGTGACGTCGCTGAAGGACGTGGTGAGCCGCGAGGTCATCACGCAGCTCTGCGACACGCACGGCGTCGCGCTCGTGCTGAACACGACCGCGTTCGCGGCCGGCGCGATCGATGCCGCCGAGCCGGACGTGCTCGCCGGCGACGCACCGGTGCTGCAGGTGATCCTGTCCGGCGGCAATCGCGACGCGTGGGTGGCCGACAACCAGGGCCTGCATGCGCGCGACATCGCGATGCACATCGCGCTGCCCGAGGTCGACGGGCGCATCGTCACGCGCGCGGTGAGCTTCAAGGGGCTTGCGTATCGCTGCCCGCATACCGAGGTCGACGTCGTGCGCTACCAGCCGGACGCCGAACGGATCGCGTTCGTCGCGGCGCTCGCGCGCGGCTGGTGCCGGCTGCGCACGCTCGACAACGCGAGCAAGCGCATCGCGCTGATCCTCGCGAACTATCCGCAAAGCGAAGGGCGGATCGGCAACGGCGTCGGGCTCGACACGCCGGCGTCCGCGCTGCGCGTGCTCGCGGCGCTGCGCGACGCGGGTTACGCGCTGGCCGACCTGCCGCCCGGCGGCGACGCGCTGATCGCGCGGCTCACCGAAGGCGTGACCAACGACGCGGCCGTGCATGCGCTGCGCCCGGCGTTCCAGAGTTTCGCGCTGGCCGATTACGTCGCGCATTTCGCGCGGCTGCCGGCGGCCGTGCGCGATGCGCTGAACGAACGCTGGGGCCCGCCCGAAGCCGACCCGACGCTGCGCCACGGGCGTTTCACGATCGCGGGCTGGCGCGCGGGCAACGTGTTCGTCGGGATCCAGCCGTCGCGCTCGCGCGACGAGAACGACTACGCGAGCTACCACGACGCGGATCTCGTGCCGCCGCATGCGTATCTCGCGTTCTATTTCTGGCTGCGCGATGCGTATCGCATCGACGCGGTGATCCATCTCGGCAAGCACGGCAACCTCGAATGGCTGCCGGGCAAGAGCGTCGCATTGTCCGACGCGTGCTGGCCCGACCTGACGCTCGGGCCGCTGCCGCACCTGTATCCGTTCATCGTCAACGATCCGGGCGAGGGCAGCCAGGCGAAGCGGCGCGCGCAGGCGGTGATCGTCGATCACCTGATGCCGCCGCTCACGCGCGCGGAAAACTACGGCCCGCTGCAGGATCTCGAGCGGCAGGTCGACGAATACTACGAAGCGCTGATGGTCGATGCGCGGCGCGCGAAGCTGCTGAGGAAGACGATCCTCGCGACGATCGCCGAACACCGGCTGCACGACGAACTGAGCGTATCGCCGCCGCGCGACGCGGGCGACGAGGATGCGCTGCTGACGCGCGTCGACGCATGGCTGTGCGAATTGAAGGAAGCGCAGATTCGCGACGGGCTGCATGTGTTCGGCGTGTCGCCGGCCGATCGTCAGCGGCGCGACACGCTGCTCGCGCTCGCGCGCTTTCCGGTCGGCGACGGCAAGGGTGCGCGCGCGGGGCTGATCGGCGCGCTGGCGCGCGACCTGATGCTCGGCGACGATTTCGATCCGCTGTCGGCCGACTGGGCCGCGCCGTGGGCCGGCCCGCGGCCGGCGATCCTGCAGGCGCTCGACGCGTCGCCGTGGCGTCATGCGGGCGATACGCGCGAGCGGCTCGAACGGCTCGCGCAGCAATGGCTCGACGGGCTGTGCGCAGCCGTCGGCGGCAACCCCGGCACCGACGCGACGCCGCCCGGCGAATGGCCGCATACGCTCGCGGTGATCGAACGCGTCCGCTCGACGCTGATGCCCGCGCTCGACGCATGCGGCTGCGAGGAAATGCGCCAGCTGCTGCGCGGTCTCGACGGCCGTTTCGTACCGCCGGGGCCGAGCGGCTCGCCGTCGCGCGGCCGCCCCGACGTGCTGCCGACCGGCCGCAACTTCTACTCGGTCGACACGCGCGCGGTGCCGACGCAGGCCGCGTGGTCGCTTGGCCTGAAATCCGCGCAGCAACTGATCGAGCGGCATCTGCAGGATCACGGCGACTATCCGCGCGCGATCGGCCTGTCCGTGTGGGGCACGGCGACGATGCGCACGGGCGGCGACGACATCGCGCAGGCATTCGCGCTGCTCGGCGTGCGACCGAAATGGGCGCACGGCAGCCATCGCGTGACCGACTTCGAGATCCTGCCGATCGAGATCTTCGACCGGCCGCGCATCGACGTGACGCTGCGCGTCTCGGGTTTCTTCCGCGACGCGTTCCCGAACCTGATGCACCTGTTCGACGCGGCCGTGCAGGCCGTCGCCGCACTCGACGAACCGGAGGAACTGAACCCGGTCCGCGCACGCATCGAGCGCGAACGCACGAAATGGATCGCGCAGGGCGTGGCGCCCGACGAAGCACGGCGCCGCGCCGGCTGGCGCGTGTTCGGCGCGCGGCCGGGCAGCTACGGCGCGGGCTTGCAGGACCTGATCGACCAGCGCCGCTGGCAGAGCGACGCCGATCTCGCCGATGCGTACCGCCAGTGGGGCGGCCATGCGTACGCGCAGAACAGCGCGGGCGATGCCGCACCCGACGTGTTCGGCGAGCGGCTGGCGACGATCGACGTCGTCGTGCAGAACCAGGACAGCCGCGAGCACGACATCCTCGATTCGAACGACTACTACCAGTTCCAGGGCGGGATGACGGCGGCCGTACGGCACCTGTCCGGGCAGCAGCCGAGCATCTATCACGGCGACCATGCGAACCCGGCCGCGCCGAAGATGCGTACGTTGCGCGAGGAGATCGCGCGCGTGATCCGCTCGCGCGTCGTCAACCCGAAATGGCTCGACGGCGTGAAGCGCCACGGCTACAAGGGCGCGGCCGAGATGGCCGCGACCGTCGACTACCTGTACGGCTATGACGCGACCGCGCGCGTGCTGTCCGATCACCAGTACGCGCTCGTCGCCGACGCCTACCTGTTCGACGACGACACGCGCGCGTTCCTCGAACGCCACAACCCGAAGGCGCTGCACGGCATCTGCGAGCGCTTCGTCGAGGCGATGCAGCGCGGCCTGTGGCAGCAGCCGGGCGACTATCGCGAACGGATCGAAGCGGTCTGGCTCGCGAGCGAACAACTCCAGGAAGGGGGACGGCGATGACCGATCCGACGATGCACCGCGCCCGCGCGGTCTTTCCGTTTGCGGCGCTCGTCGCGCAGGATGCGTTGCAGCAGGCGCTGCTGCTCGCCGCGATCGATCCGTCGCTCGGCGGCGTGCTGGTGAGCGGGCCGCGCGGCACCGCGAAATCGACCGCCGCGCGCGGCCTCGCGGAGCTGCTGCCCGAAGGGCAGTTCGTCACGCTGCCGCTGTCGGCGAGCGACGAACAGGTGACGGGCACGCTCGATCTCGCGCATGCGCTGGCCGAGAACGGCGTACGCTTCCGGCCGGGCCTGCTGGCTCGCGCGCATCTCGGCGTGCTGTATGTCGACGAAGTGAACCTGCTCGCCGACGGGCTCGTCGATACGCTGCTCGACGTCGCCGCGAGCGGCGTGAACATCGTCGAGCGCGATGGCGTATCGCACGCGCACGATGCCTGCTTCGTGCTGGTCGGCACGATGAATCCCGAGGAAGGCGAGCTGCGGCCGCAGTTGCTCGACCGTTTCGGGTTGATGGTCGAGCTCGAGAACTGCTTCGATGCCGCGCAGCGCGAGCGGATCGTGAAGGCGCGGCTTGCATTCGATCTCGATCCCGATGCGTTCCGCGCACGTCATGCATCCGCGCAGCGCGAACTCGGCGACCGGATTCATGCGGCGCGAGCGCGGTTGGCGATGCTCGATTTCGACGATGCGGTTCATGCGCGCGTCAGCGCGCTGTGCATCGATGCGGCAGTCGACGGGTTGCGCGCCGATCTCGTGATGCTGCGCGCCGCGCGCGCGCTCGCCGCGCTGGAACGGGCCGATGCGGTGACGGTGTCGCACGTGAAACGCGTGGCCGAAGCGGTGCTGCGGCATCGGCGCCATGCGGGTACGCCGCCATCGTCGGGAGCGTCGCAGTCGGACCGCGAACGTGACGATCGCAACGATCGCTCGCCGCCGGATGCGCGCCAGCAGCCCGGTGACCAACCGGGAGCGACAAGGAACGACACCACGGCATCGCAGGGCGACTGGGGCTACCTGCCGGCCGAACCCGCCGGGCTGCGCGACGTGAAAAGCGTGGTGCCGCTGCCGCTAAAAAAACGCTGAGCCATCGAGCAGGCGCCGCCGCGAACGCCGTTCGCGGTCCTCGATGGCAATCAGGCGCAGCCGCGCGCGTGCCGGGCACGGCACGTGCCGGTACGGCCGTTGCGTGGCCGGCGACGCTCGCCGCGAAACGCGGCGATTCGCTGCACCACGGCCATCTGCGCTTCCGGAAACGGGTCGGCACGCCACATGTGCTGCATTGCTTCGTGCTCGACTGTTCGGCGTCGATGCTGTCGCACGACCGGCTCGCGCTGGCGAAGGGGCTGATCGTCGCGTATTTCGATCGCGCGGCGCGCGACCGCGCCGAAACCGCGCTGATCTGCTTCGGCGGCAACGGTGCCGCGCGGCGCTTCGGCCCGGCCGTGCCGCGCTGGTGGAACGCGCGCTGGCTCGAACCGGTCGACGGCGGCGGCGGCACGCCGCTTGCCGACGGCATCGCGGCTGCCGCGAACCTGCTCGCGCGCGATGCGCGGCGCACGCCCGACAAGCAGCGCTGGCTGTGGGTGCTGTCCGACGGGCGCACGCGCGAAATGCCGGTGAAACCCGCGGCGGCCGATCACGTCGTGTTCGTCGACTTCGACGACGCGGCCGTGCGGATCGGGCAGGGCGCACGGCTTGCCGCTGCGTGGGGCGCGCAGTGGGTGATGGCCGACGCGCTTTGCACGGACCTCGCAGGCTGATCGGGCCGAGTGCCGGCGCAAGGCCGCGGCCGGCGGTGCGATATGATCGCCGCTTCTGCTTCTCCCCATTGGAAAACCCGCCATGCAAGTACTGGTCGATGCCGACGCGTGTCCCGCCGTCATCAAGGACATGCTGTTTCGCGCCGCGCGTCGTGCCGAAATCTGCGTGACGCTGGTCGCGAACCAGTTTTTGCGCACGCCGCCGTCGCCGTTCATCAAGGCGGTGCAGGTGCCGGCCGGCTTCGACGTCGCTGACGCGCGCATCGTCGAGCTGGCCGAGGCCGGCGACCTCGTGATCACCGCCGACATCCCGCTGGCCGCCGCCGTCCTCGACAAGGGCGCGCACGCGCTCGACCCGCGCGGCAACTGGTTCAGCCGCGAGAACATCGAGGAACGCCTGTCGACGCGCGCGATGATGGATCAGTTGCGCAGCGCCGGCATCGACACGGGCGGGCCGGCGCCGTTCAGCGCGCGCGACGGCAAGACGTTTGCGTCGCAGCTCGACCGGTTCCTGGCGCGACACGGCAAGCCGTAAGGCCGTGTTTCGGCGGCCACGCGCAATCGACCGTTCCGCATACGGAAACGCTCGCACGCGCCATGCGGCCATGCGCCGGATCCGCATCGGATCGTGCGCGCCACCCTGGTCTGAATGCAGTTTTTTGCCGACGCTGATATCGTGGCGCGAACCACTACACAGGAGCGCACGCGTGTCACCGACTCAACTTCTCGTTCCGACGTTTACCCAGATGCTGCGTGCGCAGTCCGCGTGGCTCGACAAGGCTGTCGCGCACCGGCAGGCCGCGGGCGACGAGCCCGATGCGGCGATGACGCTAAAGCTGGCGGCCGACATGTATCCGCTCGCCGCACAGGTACGCTTCTCGTGTTTCCAGGCGATGGAGCCGGTCTACCGGCTGCGCGGCGAGCCGCTGCCGGCTGCGCTGCTGGCATTGCGCGAAGCCGGATGGAATGCGGATGCGCAGCCCGGCTCGCTGAGCGATGCGCAGGCGATCATCGCGAGCACGCTCGCGTTTCTCGGTGAACTCGCACCGGATGCGCTCGATGGCGGCGCCGCGGGGCCGATCGCGCTCGAATTCCCGAACGTAATCGCGTTCGACATGACAGGCGAACAATACGCGCGCGACTGGGCGCTGCCGCAGTTCTACTTCCACGCGATCGCCGCGTACGCGATCCTGCGCCATCACGGCGTCGAACTCGGCAAGGCCGACTACGTGCCGCACATGCTCGCGTACGTGCGGCCCGGCACGATTCCGCAAGGGTGAGTGGTGAGCGGGCCGACTGGCCGCGAAGCGGCATGACGCGGGCACTGTTCATCTGCAGCCGCAACCGGCTGCGCAGCCCGACGGCCGAAGCGGTATTCGCCGCGTGGCCGGGCGTCGAAACCGACTCAGCGGGCCTCGCGCCCGACGCGGATACGCGACTGTGCGCCGAGCAGCTCGATTGGGCCGAAATCGTCTTCGTGATGGAGCGCGCGCACAAGGCGAGGCTGTCGGCGCAATTCGGCGCGCAGCTAAAGCACAAGAAGATCGTCTGCCTCGATATCCCCGACCGTTACGCGTTCATGCAGCCCGAACTCGTCGTGCTGCTCGAACGCAAGGCCGGCCCGTTCCTGCGCGCGTGACCGGCGCAGCCGACATCGGCGTCAGCGCAGCGGGCCGTCCGCAATCGCCGAAAAGCAGTCGAGGCGCAGCAACTCGATGATCTTGCGCGTCGGCACGCTCGCACGGAGCGTGTCGAGCCGGTCGACGGTGAACCACTTGCAGCGGGCGATCTCGTTGCTCGCACGCGGCGTCAGGTGCGCGGGCACGTCGGCCACGAACACGTGATGCAGCTTCGTCAATCCGCCGAACTGCACCGCGTAGTCGAGCGCGAGCCCCTCCAGCCGCGTCTCCTCCGCGAGTTCCCGCTGCGCGGCCTCGAGCGGCGTCTCGCCGCGCCGGATCGTACCGCCCGGCAGCGACCAGCGCGACGCGGTGCGGGCGACCAGCAGCACGCTGCTGCGCTGGCGGCACACGATCGTGGCGCGTTCCTTGATGACGGCGAGGGTATCCGGCCCGGTACTCATGTTCGGCAAAACAGGTGCTGAATCGTGGAGAAATGGTGCGTAGGCGATGCGTGATCCGGCAGCGGGCCGCGACGGCATGCAAGCTGCCGCAGCGATCTTACCGGCCGTTCGTGACAGTTCCGTGCATGGCGTCGCGCCGCCTGAGCGGTGTTACGCGTGCGTGTAGATCCCGCTGCGCGTCGGCTTCGCGTGGCGTGGACGGCGGCCCTTGTAAACGGCGCGCCGGTGATGCGGCGACGTCGCGTGCCGGCGCGTGGGCGCGGGCGCGGGCCGTGCAGCCGGCGTGGCGCCCTGCGGCGCGGCGCCCGGCGTCTGTGTCTGTCCTTCGCCGAAATGGAAAGTCTGGGTTTGCGCGTGTCCGACGCCCAGCGTCGACGCCAGCATGAAGGCAGCCAGCAAGATCCGTTTCATGAATATTCCGCCTGATTTTTTCGAGATGAACGATTTTCGTCAGCTTAACGAACGGCGGGGCGACGCCGCAACCGGCCCGCGTTCGGTGTCGTCCCCACTTGCGTCCGGTGGCGTTATCCGCGCTTCGTCCGGATGCATCCGGGCTTGACAACGTAATTCCTGAGTGTGAATATAAATTCACGCACAAGAATTATTCATCGAATCCGGAAAGTCGCGCCGCAGGCGCCGGCCTGCCGGAACCGGCAGTCCGATCAACCGGAA
Proteins encoded in this window:
- a CDS encoding low molecular weight protein tyrosine phosphatase family protein gives rise to the protein MTRALFICSRNRLRSPTAEAVFAAWPGVETDSAGLAPDADTRLCAEQLDWAEIVFVMERAHKARLSAQFGAQLKHKKIVCLDIPDRYAFMQPELVVLLERKAGPFLRA
- a CDS encoding NUDIX hydrolase, translated to MSTGPDTLAVIKERATIVCRQRSSVLLVARTASRWSLPGGTIRRGETPLEAAQRELAEETRLEGLALDYAVQFGGLTKLHHVFVADVPAHLTPRASNEIARCKWFTVDRLDTLRASVPTRKIIELLRLDCFSAIADGPLR